Genomic DNA from Candidatus Sphingomonas phytovorans:
GATCCGCCACGTCTACGAGGTAAGCGCCCTGATCCAGAGGGAATATGCGGAAGGCGCCATTTCGCCCCTAATGCCCATGGTGGAGGGTACGCGATCGAAATGATCGCGCGGATGGGCATCTCGTTGATTCGGTACATCGCGACCGGGGCGGCTGACCCGCCTCGTTGATTGCGGCTTAGAACGACATCGTCACACGGGCATAATATTCGCGGCCATTGGTGCCGAGCCCTCCGACTTCCGGATATTGCAGACTGCCGCCCTGGCTGAGCGCCCGATCGATGATCTTGTCGGGATAGGCATTGCCGAGATTCAGCACGCCAAATGTCATGGCAAAGCCTGGCGCCACCCGGAACGTGCCGCTGAGATCAAGCGTGGTGACGGGCGCGAAGACCTGCTCGGCAACCAGTGAGACCGCCTTGAAGCTGCCGAAGCGCACGACATCCGCGTTGAGCGTGAAGGCACCCAGCGCCACGCTGCCAGATGCCGTGATCTTGTCCTGGGGCTGCGCCGTCGTCAGAAGATCGAGCGCCATCGTGCCCATTAACGGCAACGCCGGCACAGTCGCATTCGTCGCCAGTTTGTCGACATGGGTCCTGGCCTTGCCATAGCCGACGCCGAGATCGAGCTTCGCATCGCCGACGCGCCCGCCCCACCGGCCCACGATCTCGAAGCCGTTGGTGGTGGTATCGAGTGCATTGGTGAAGAAGCGCACCTGGCTGGCGTTGGTTATGTTGGCGGCCTTCAGCACCGCGGTGACGGCAGCACCACTCAACGTGTCGCTGAGCGCGATGCGGTCGGCAATCTCGATATGGAAGGCATCCGCCGTGAGCGTGAAACCGCCACCCGGTGTCAGCACCACGCCGCCACTGAGATTGCGCGACCTCTCGCGGCGCAGCGGCTGAGCGCCGAGCGCCCGGGCGACCGGATCACCAACGGCAAAGGTGCCGATGTTGACGAGCACGCCGCCGCTGGACTGGCTGGAAACGGTGCTGAATCCCGTCTGCTGGAGCGAGGGCGCGCGAAAGCCGGTCGAGGCGGTCGCGCGCAAGGCGACGAACGACGCCGGTTTCAGGAAAGCGCTCACCTTGCCGGTCACCGCGCTGCCGAAATCGCTGTAGTGTTCGTAGCGGACCGCGCCGCCCAGCGTCAGAATCGATACCGGCTTCATCTCGGCATCGACGAACGCGCTGACCGCATTGCGGCCGAGATGCACCGGACTCGGCGGATTGTAGCCCGGAAACCCCTGCGCGCCCGCACCGGTGAAGGATGCCGCCTCGCCCGAGCGGATGTCATAATGTTCGTGGCGATGCTCGACGCCGACGGCGATGTTGCCACCGGCCAGCAAGGCGAGCTTCGTGCTGACCGTAAAATTGGCGACGTTCTGGAAATAGCTGGAACCGCCTGCGTCGAAGCGTGTCGGGCTGGTTGCCCCGAGCGAGGTGTTGGCGGTGTCCTTCGCGACAAACTGCGCATCGTTATAGCCGACCGTGTCGCTCAGATCCCAGGTGAACCCGCCTGCCCTGCCCCGAATGCCGACGGTGCCACCGGCATCGTCCTGGTTGAGCACGATGTGCGGCACGAACCCATTTGGATAGAGCACCGAGATACCGGGCGCGCGGAACTGCGCGGGGCTGGTCGAGCCACGATGTGAGTAGATCGCATCGGCATAAAGCTCCGCACCGCCAAGATCGTAGCGGCCGTTGAATGCGGTGCTGATATCCAGCGAGTCGGGGTCGCCCTGCTCACCGGTGATCCGCCCATAGCGGCTGTCGATCGCGACTCGGTTGGTGGGGGCATGCGAACGCACCTCTGCGGTGAGGTTGAGACTGCCACGCTCGCCAAGCCGCAGCCCCGTATTGACCGTGCCGACATGGAACGCACCATCGCCCGCGCTGGACAGGCCCGACTGGACCGAGACCATCCCGCCATGATCCCCCGATTTCAGCACGATGTTGATGACCCCGGCGATCGCGTCCGAGCCATATTGCGCCGCGGCCCCGTCGCGCAGCACTTCGATCCGCTCGATCGCGGCGACCGGGATGGTGCCGAGATCGACCGGGACCGAGCCGCGACCGATCACGTTGTTGAAATTGACCACTGACGAACTGTGCCAGCGCTTGCCGTTGACGAGCACCAGCACCTCGTCGGGCGACAGGCCGCGCAGCGACGCCGCACGGGTATTGGCGGCGGACGGGCCGGTGGCGCTGCGCGGATAGTTGAACGACGGCGCGATGAACTGAAGCGCGCGCGGCAGATCGGTCAGTCCGCGCCGGGTGAGATCCGCGCCGCTATAGACGTCGACCGGCGCGGGCGAAGTTTCGGGTGAGCGGCCGCTGGCACGGGTTCCGACGATGACGATGTCATCGGGCGTGCCGGTGCCGTCGCTGGTCTGCTGGGCGGCGGCGGGACTGGCGGCTGCAATACCGGCGCAAATGAACATTGGCAGCGAACGCATCGATCAACCCCTTCAAAACTTGTGGGGCGGGCCATAGCGAGAGCGCGGCGCGACGAATAACGCACAGCTTCGCAGCCATGTTGTGCGTTACGCAACGCCCGCTGCGAGCGCCCGGCGAAGCGGCCGCATCGCCGCCAGCGCGCACAGCATCGAGACCAAGAGCGCGATCGGCAGCGTGATCGCCAGCGCCAGGCCGAGCCGCGCCTCGTCGCGCAGGACCGTATCGGTGACGAAGGCGACCAGCGTCGGCCCGAGGCCGAGCCCGATGAGATTGACGACCAGCACCGCGACCGCATGTTGCATGCCCCGCAGACGCGGCGGGGTGAGCAACTGGAGCGTCGCCGGCCCCGATCCGATCACCACCGTCAGGAAATAGACGGCAGGCACCAGCAGCGCGAGGCTCCAGCCCGCGCTCGGCATCAGCGGCGCGGCGAACACGAAAGGAACGGCCAGCGCCCCCGCTCCCGCCATCACACGCAGACGCCCGTCCTCGCGGCCAGCGCGGACCAGCCAGTCGCCGATGAGCCCTGCACTGAACGTGCCCGCCGAGCCCGCCAGCATCGTCACCAGCCCGAGCCGTCCGCCGATCTCGGCCGCCGTCATGCCGAAGCTGCGGTGGAAGAAGGTCGGTGCCCAGGCCGAAAGGCCGTAGGTCGCGATCGCGGCGGTCGCCACCGCGAGATTGACGAGCGCGACCGGCGCGGCACGCGCCTTGAACCAGCGCAGCACCTCGGCAAGCGGCGGGGCGGATGCGGTATCGCCGCTCCGCGCGGGCTCCCTGAGCAGCCCCACTAAGAGTGCGATGACGAGGCCGGGCAACCCCAACAGCAGGAAGACCATCTGCCATCCCCGCACCGCGCCCAGCAACGGCAGCACCGCGCTGTCCGGCAGATGCCGGATCGCCAACGCCCCAAGCACCAGCGCCAGCCCCGAGCCGAGATGCGGCCCGAGGCTGTAAAAACCGATGGCGATCCCCTGTCGGCGCGGCGGGAAATAATCGCCGATCAGCGAATAGGCGGAGGGCGTCATCGCCGCTTCGCCGATGCCGACGCCCATGCGCGCTAGTAGCAACTGAAAATAGCCGCCCGCCAGCCCGCACCCGGCGGTGGCGAGGCTCCAAACCGCCACCGCCCCGCCCAGGATGCGCGTCCGTACGCCGAGATCGACCAGTCGCCCGACCGGCAGGCCACTGATCGACAACACCAGCGCGAAGGACAAGCCCTGCAAGAGGCTGATCTGGAGATCACTCAGGTGCAGGTCATGCTTGATTGGCTCGACCAGCAGGTTGAGCAACTGACGATCGACGAACGCCAGCACATAGGCGAGGATCAGGACGGCCAGCGCGAACCAGCCATATTTGCCGGATCGCGTGGACGCGGTCGTCATTGTCCGTCCAGCGCGCGCAACGCCGCCGCCTGATCGGGATAAACGTGCACATGATCGATCAGATCGTGTTCGACCAGCCCGGCAGGGTGAACCAGCGTGAAATGGTGGGCATCGGGTTGCAGTGTCAGCAGCAGCATCGCGGTTTCCTTGTCGCCGATCCGTTCCTGTGCGGCGTCGGACAGGACGAACGCTGTCGAGGGCACCCAGACATGCTCTATCCCGTCGATATGAAGCTTGCGCGACTGATGCGTATGCCCCGATGCGACGAAGCGCAGATCGATCGCCGCCAGCCGGCGCAACAGGGCGTCGCGCGCCTCTACCGGCACGTAGCGGTGATGGCGGCTAGTGTCCGAGGGGCCGTCGCGGAACAACGGCTTGTGCAGGAACAGGCCGACCGGCCCGGTGATCGCGGGCAACAACGCGTCGAGCCACCTCTCCTGCTCAGCTTCAGCCGCGTCGCACCGCCCCAGCAATTGCGCGTTCAGGCCGATCAGCGTCCAGCCCTGAGCCTGCTCCACCCAATAGCCCCAGCCGAATACCGCCTCGTAGCGATCGAGCCGCTGCGGGCTGACCAACGTCTTGGCGGTCTCGCCCGGATTGTCGCCGATATCGTGATTGCCGGGAATCAGGCGAAGCTCGCTCGGCCACTCGCCGAGTTGGGCCGCCGCATGAACGAGTTCGTCCGGCCGCACCGCACCATCGGCGGTGATGTCGCCGAGATGAATGGTGAGATCGATCGCGTGGCCGGATACCCATTGCCGCGCGGCCCGGAGATTGGCGTCGAAGGCCGGCTCGAGAGGGGTGAGATGGGTGTCGGAGATGAGCGCGATCTGCATCGCGCGTCCTTGCCGGAGCAATCACCCCCACCCAATCACAAGCGGTGCAACGGCCCTTGCACGCCACGCAACGCCATGAGTCCCGGAACTTGCACAAATCGGCGCTAGCGTGCCCGACTGACACCCGGAGACCCCTCATGCGCCGCCAAGCCCCGCCGCTCGATGCCACCGAGGCGTTTCTCGCTGCGGCGCGCGCACCATCGTTTCGTGCCGCGGCGGACCAGATTGCGCTCAGCCCCTCGGCCTTTTCGCGGCGTATCCAATTGCTGGAGAATTTCGTCGGCAGCGCGCTATTCGATCGCTCCGGCCCAGCCGTGCAGCTCACCGAGGCGGGCGCGCGCTATTTCGCGGAAGTAGCCCCGGCGATGGATGCGATCCGCCGCGCGACCGCGGGCCTGCGCGAACAGACGACGAGCCGGGTGCTCCGCATCATCACGTCGCATTCGCTGGCGGTCGGCTGGTTGATCCCGCGCATGCCGGCCTTGCAGGAGGAGCACGATATCGAGCTCGATCTGTCGATCAGCCGCGATCCGCAGGCGCTGACTTCGGGCAGCGCCGACGTCGCGATCTGGGGCGGGCGCGCCGCCGAATGCGGCTTCGCGCGCGACCGGCTGGTCGACCTGAGCGCCGTCCTCGTTTCCGGCGCGCGAATGGCAAATGGACGCGAGCCACCGCGCTCGATCGCCGAATTGAAGGGACACCGGCTGCTTGCCGCAAAGACGCCCGAACATAGCTGGCACCGTTGGTTCGATACGATGGGGCTCGATGCCGGATGCGCCGATTCAGTGATGTCGTTCGATACTGTCCATCTGGTCTATGAGGCGGCGGCGAGCGGCCTTGGCATGGCGCTCGCCATCCCGCTGCTGTCGGACCGCTTCATCAAGGAGCAACGGTTGGTGCCGCTGCCCGGTCCGGCGATCCCGCTCGATCTCGATTACAGCATCTATTATGCAACGCCCGACGTGGCGCGCCGTCCGCTGGTCCGCAGCTTCGTACGCTGGCTCGAACGGGAGGTTTCGGGGTCGCTGGCCGAATTCCGCGCGTGGAGCGCGCCGCTTGCACGCCACGCCGCATGATCTTACACGGTGGCGACACCCGGCATAGGATCGCCGAGATGCTGGTGCGCCCAGCCCGAAGAGCGCCTGCTGCTGGGACCTGACGTCCACCACCACCATATTTTATGACCGGCTCTGGTAGGACTGCCGTCCGGCAGTTTTCAGACGCGGCGGGATCTAGGCTCGGGACCTACTCAATTGCTTGTCGGATCGGAGGCAGTTTGATTCAATTGCGGCGTGAAGAGACGCCGTCGCGAGTGATCTGATCTGGCCCTCGGAAGCGCAGATGCAGTGGATAGAGCCGCCTTGCCCGTTGTCGCACTATGTGCCGCGTGTCGACGATCAGCGGATCATCAGTGGGATTAGGACCAGTCTGCAGTGGCGCGATGCACCCGCTAACTATGGTCCGCGCAAGACGATCTGCTCCACAGCTTCGGCGTAGGTGCACACGTCGATTCTTCCCGAAAAGTACGATGTTTTTCGACCAGAAGTACCACACTCGAGTACCGGATTCGCCGAAACAGGCTGGGGCGGGCACGAACGGTCGCGGCCGAACTGATCGGCTAAGATTCGGTTTTCAGAGGGAAAACTCGATATCCGCGGCTCGGAACGGGCCCCTGTGGAGGGCCCCATGGCGGAGAGGGTGGGATTCGAACCCACGGTACCCTTGCGGGCACAACGGTTTTCGAGACCGTCCCAATCGACCACTCTGGCACCTCTCCGCAGAGGTATTTGCAAGCAACCCCCTGCCCGTGAAAGCGAGGGTGCCGGTCGAAGAGCGCGCGCCTCTAACGCAAAGCTAAACATCGCACAAGCACCGGTTCGCGGCCTATCTGCTTGTGCGGCGCAAAAGAGTCCTTAGATTGACGTCATGCCTCGTGCCCATATCCCTGCTCACCCCTTCGATGCGACGATTCCCCTGCCGCCGGTCTCCCATGCGCGCTTCGCGATTGGTGACGTGGTGCGCCACCGCATGTTCGATTTCCGCGGCGTCATTTTCGACGTCGACCCGATCTTCGCCAACAGCGCGGAGTGGTATGAGGCGATCCCGGAGAATATCCGCCCGCGCAAGGACCAGCCCTTCTACCACCTGCTCGCCGAGAATATGGAATCGAGCTACGTCGCCTATGTCAGCCAGCAGAACCTGATCGCCGACGATACCGACGAACCGATCGATCACCCGGCGATCTCCGATCTGTTCACCGATTTCGCCGACGGGCGGTATCAGTTGCGACGCGAGCACAAGCACTGAGCCTGTGCCGGACCGCGGCCGGTCGGTCGGCAGGCGGCGTACACGAAACCTGATCTCGCGACAGTCTCCCGGAAGGCTGCCTTGGATGAGTCCCTTCCGCCTCGAAGGGCAGAGCATCACTTACCCAGGCTGACGGCATCACGACGATCCCGTTCGTGCGCGACGTCCCGGCAGCGACGGCCTGATACGGCGAAGAGCTTGGGTTCGAGGTTGATTTCTCCAGGGCAATCCGGCCTCTTATGGCTACGTGTCGCGCGATGGCCGATGCCCGTACCCGCGATTCGTGGAAGGACCGAATTTCGCCGAGC
This window encodes:
- a CDS encoding TonB-dependent receptor; the protein is MRSLPMFICAGIAAASPAAAQQTSDGTGTPDDIVIVGTRASGRSPETSPAPVDVYSGADLTRRGLTDLPRALQFIAPSFNYPRSATGPSAANTRAASLRGLSPDEVLVLVNGKRWHSSSVVNFNNVIGRGSVPVDLGTIPVAAIERIEVLRDGAAAQYGSDAIAGVINIVLKSGDHGGMVSVQSGLSSAGDGAFHVGTVNTGLRLGERGSLNLTAEVRSHAPTNRVAIDSRYGRITGEQGDPDSLDISTAFNGRYDLGGAELYADAIYSHRGSTSPAQFRAPGISVLYPNGFVPHIVLNQDDAGGTVGIRGRAGGFTWDLSDTVGYNDAQFVAKDTANTSLGATSPTRFDAGGSSYFQNVANFTVSTKLALLAGGNIAVGVEHRHEHYDIRSGEAASFTGAGAQGFPGYNPPSPVHLGRNAVSAFVDAEMKPVSILTLGGAVRYEHYSDFGSAVTGKVSAFLKPASFVALRATASTGFRAPSLQQTGFSTVSSQSSGGVLVNIGTFAVGDPVARALGAQPLRRERSRNLSGGVVLTPGGGFTLTADAFHIEIADRIALSDTLSGAAVTAVLKAANITNASQVRFFTNALDTTTNGFEIVGRWGGRVGDAKLDLGVGYGKARTHVDKLATNATVPALPLMGTMALDLLTTAQPQDKITASGSVALGAFTLNADVVRFGSFKAVSLVAEQVFAPVTTLDLSGTFRVAPGFAMTFGVLNLGNAYPDKIIDRALSQGGSLQYPEVGGLGTNGREYYARVTMSF
- a CDS encoding MFS transporter, whose translation is MTTASTRSGKYGWFALAVLILAYVLAFVDRQLLNLLVEPIKHDLHLSDLQISLLQGLSFALVLSISGLPVGRLVDLGVRTRILGGAVAVWSLATAGCGLAGGYFQLLLARMGVGIGEAAMTPSAYSLIGDYFPPRRQGIAIGFYSLGPHLGSGLALVLGALAIRHLPDSAVLPLLGAVRGWQMVFLLLGLPGLVIALLVGLLREPARSGDTASAPPLAEVLRWFKARAAPVALVNLAVATAAIATYGLSAWAPTFFHRSFGMTAAEIGGRLGLVTMLAGSAGTFSAGLIGDWLVRAGREDGRLRVMAGAGALAVPFVFAAPLMPSAGWSLALLVPAVYFLTVVIGSGPATLQLLTPPRLRGMQHAVAVLVVNLIGLGLGPTLVAFVTDTVLRDEARLGLALAITLPIALLVSMLCALAAMRPLRRALAAGVA
- a CDS encoding metallophosphoesterase translates to MQIALISDTHLTPLEPAFDANLRAARQWVSGHAIDLTIHLGDITADGAVRPDELVHAAAQLGEWPSELRLIPGNHDIGDNPGETAKTLVSPQRLDRYEAVFGWGYWVEQAQGWTLIGLNAQLLGRCDAAEAEQERWLDALLPAITGPVGLFLHKPLFRDGPSDTSRHHRYVPVEARDALLRRLAAIDLRFVASGHTHQSRKLHIDGIEHVWVPSTAFVLSDAAQERIGDKETAMLLLTLQPDAHHFTLVHPAGLVEHDLIDHVHVYPDQAAALRALDGQ
- a CDS encoding LysR substrate-binding domain-containing protein is translated as MRRQAPPLDATEAFLAAARAPSFRAAADQIALSPSAFSRRIQLLENFVGSALFDRSGPAVQLTEAGARYFAEVAPAMDAIRRATAGLREQTTSRVLRIITSHSLAVGWLIPRMPALQEEHDIELDLSISRDPQALTSGSADVAIWGGRAAECGFARDRLVDLSAVLVSGARMANGREPPRSIAELKGHRLLAAKTPEHSWHRWFDTMGLDAGCADSVMSFDTVHLVYEAAASGLGMALAIPLLSDRFIKEQRLVPLPGPAIPLDLDYSIYYATPDVARRPLVRSFVRWLEREVSGSLAEFRAWSAPLARHAA
- the hspQ gene encoding heat shock protein HspQ yields the protein MPRAHIPAHPFDATIPLPPVSHARFAIGDVVRHRMFDFRGVIFDVDPIFANSAEWYEAIPENIRPRKDQPFYHLLAENMESSYVAYVSQQNLIADDTDEPIDHPAISDLFTDFADGRYQLRREHKH